Part of the Nicotiana sylvestris chromosome 5, ASM39365v2, whole genome shotgun sequence genome is shown below.
CTGCTGCATGGTTCTACCTTGCTCCTGAGAATTTCCCCTGTCAAAGCTGCTCCATTGTCAGTTGTGTCAAATATATTTGCTACCACTTTTCTTCCCCTATTACCATTATTGTACTTCATGTTTTGTGGATAAGCATAGATTCTGTAACGCTTGTCCTTGGTGTGCCCTGGTCTCTTGCAAAAATCATGGAATGGCCTAGGTCTATTTCCCATATAACCTCTTCCATAGCTATTGTTCCCACCAGAGGAATTACTCTTGTGTTGATTAAAATTGGTTTTAAAACTGTTATTTCCTGGGCCATTGGCATTCAGTGATGTAGACTCAATTACCAACTGTTGATTGTGTGGCCTAACTTCACTTTGCTTCTCTTCTTGTATGAGGGTAGAGAATGCTTGTGCAATGCTTGGAAGAGGATTCATCATCAGTATACTCCCTCTTACAACAATATATACCTCATTTAACCCCATCAAAATTTGTATTAGTCTTCTGTCTTGCTCAGCTTTCTGTATACTAGCCTTAGCACCACAGATGCATTGACAACTGCATTGTGCATGTGCATTTAATGCGTTTAATTCTTCCCATAGTTTCTTCATCTTAGTATAATAGCTTGTTATATCTACAGTTCCTTGACTTAGATCATTAATTTCTTTCTGGAGTTGATAGAGTTTTGCACCATTTGTTTGATTATACCTATCTTCTAATCCCTGCCACAACTCCTTTGCATCATTTACATATTGTAAACTGTCCGCTAAGTCTTTTGAAAGAGAATTCAGAATCCACGAAGTCACCATATTATCACATCGTTCCCACTGATCAAAAGTTGTATGTCCAATTACTGGTTTCTGACACTTCCCTATTATGAAGCCAACCCTATTCTTCACTGAGAGGGCTCTAAGTAGACCTCTCTTCCATGATCTATATCCTGTGCCATCAAACGGTACATGAACTAACATAGAACCCACTTTCCGACGGATGCATGTATAGGGGACTTGAAGTATCTAAAGTGTCTTTGTTCGCAGTATCTCCAGCAATTACTTAAACTACAGATCTCGATTGATTTAAATCGTGAATCGAAGACAGGAAACGAGAATTCAACAGAAAAACTTCGAGAACACTTAAAGTTGCTATGATTTGTTGCAATCAAACGAGATCATAGCAAAAAATGCAATTTTGAACAGGATTTCACAAGAGAGAATAGTGAATGACAATTTCGAGAAAGACCTAAAACTTCAATTGTGAATTGAAGAGAAAACGAGACAGAAGATCGCAAGCTACCTCAGTAGATGaagccttgctctgataccatgacaAAA
Proteins encoded:
- the LOC104240626 gene encoding uncharacterized protein; the protein is MLVHVPFDGTGYRSWKRGLLRALSVKNRVGFIIGKCQKPVIGHTTFDQWERCDNMVTSWILNSLSKDLADSLQYVNDAKELWQGLEDRYNQTNGAKLYQLQKEINDLSQGTVDITSYYTKMKKLWEELNALNAHAQCSCQCICGAKASIQKAEQDRRLIQILMGLNEVYIVVRGSILMMNPLPSIAQAFSTLIQEEKQSEVRPHNQQLVIESTSLNANGPGNNSFKTNFNQHKSNSSGGNNSYGRGYMGNRPRPFHDFCKRPGHTKDKRYRIYAYPQNMKYNNGNRGRKVVANIFDTTDNGAALTGEILRSKVEPCSS